The genomic stretch TAACTGATTCTTTTTTCAATCTTTGACCTGTTGGTGTATTTTTATCTGTGAATTGACCCGGTAAGGAAATTTCATAACAATTATTATAGCCTTTTATGTTGTATATGTTCATGCACCAGCTCCACCGGCCAAGTGGCATGCTAAcacttttcatttattttgatgtttttgaTTATGTGGCCTAAGCAAGTTGCATTGTGATGttcatttggattttgaagCATCTTAGTACGCTTTGGGgatttttaaatgatttttaattatttttgttttgttttgttttattatttttaggtCTTGATGCCTTCTAGAGTATATCTACTTCGTGGGAACCAGGAGTCTAAATATTGCACATCTATTTGGGGTTTTGAGGCAGAGGTTAAGGCTAAACTAGGTGATCAAGGTGAATATGTCTATAATAAATGTCTTGACTGCTTTAAAGAGCTCCCTTTGGCTTCGATCATAGCCAATTGTGTATATACCACCCATGGAGGTCTTTTTCGGAGCATGTGTACTACCCCTTCGAGAAGATCCAAAAGAAAGAGGGAAGAAAAGCTGGAACTAGGTTGTTTAGAAGATTTATCTAAAGTTGAAAGATCTCTTATAGATGCTCCAGATGAAGGACCAAATATATTACTGACTGATGTGCTATGGTCTGATCCATCAAAGGAAGATGGTTTAGTTGAAAAAACATTTCGAGAACGGGGTCTTTGGTGGGGTCCTGATTGTACAGAGGCTTTTCTAAAACAATCCAAGTTAAAGGTAATATTTATAAACATAGCCCTTTACTCGAGTTGACATATTTAGAATAAACTTGTCTGTCTGTAATTGGTATTTCTCGTACTGGATGTCACAATTGAGAGTTAGAATCGTAATTACAGACTGGAGAACCAATTTTTGTTACAAAATGACACCCTCTAACATTGAGACAGAATTTAATGGCATATCAAAGCTTTCCCTCGGTTTGGGAAAAGATCACTTGTTCCTTTCATCATtctaagattttttattttgcctTTGTTGCTATAGTTGATCATTCGATCACATGAAGGCCCAGATGTAAGGGCAGATCAAGATGAATTAGGTGACATGCTAAGTGGGTACAGTTTGGATCATGCTGGAGACTCGGGGAAACTGTACACACTGTTTAGTGCTGCAAATTATTCACAGGTTAGGGTTCCTCGgtctatcttattttattttcacaCCTTCATTCCAACATCAACTTTCAATTATGTTTTAGTTTACTGATTAaatctaatttcttttttatttctctggAAAGTAACTTagcaatattttttattttcgagtAAACTGATGGAGTGGTAGACCTAAATCATTGGTTTGTCTAAAATGCAGCTCGATAAGAAGAGGTATAGCAATGAAGGGGTCTATGCTCTTTTGGAGCCTCCTAATTTTCAATCTCCTTCCTTCCACTCATTCATGGCTGCAGGGAGGCCAAAGGTACAGACCAGACTATTCTTAACATATTATTCCTGGAtggttttctatttttgtgagggagaaaaggaaaagttatggaaaagAGATTAATATTAGAGAACAATAGGACAACATATGATTTTATTAGAGAATTAAGAGGCTTGACGAGGCCCTTTTGCAACTTTGGACCGCTTTTCTTGCTTAGAACATGTGCAATACGCATAAATTTGAGTGATGACCAAGAGAAGTTTGCAAAAGCCAAAAAGTCCCCTAATTTTGTGTACTTATACATTAATATAactaattatatttaatttacttGATGCAATTTGTTAACAGGTAGATGCTTATGTTGATAATGGTGACAAAGATTTGGTCGTTGTTGGTGAACCAGCCTTGGCATCAGTGGTAAGTTAGTTCGTCATTTCATTTTCCATTCTTTTCCTCATTAAAATAgctaattatatttaatttacttGATGCAATTTGTTAACAGGTAGATGCTTATGTTGATAATGGTGACAAAGATTTGGTCGTTGTTGGTGAACCAGCCTTGGCATCAGTGGTAAGTTAgttcttcatttcattttccaTTCTTTTCCTCATTAACAATTTTGATCAATGCATGTTCATGGACTTCAAACATGCTATGTTCTGGTGCTTGAGTGGGATTTTGATATCAAGATGGAATATTCCTTTTCTCAAGATCAAGTCTAACCAATTGACTCTCTGTTGTATATTGTATCTGCAGTCTGCAACTGGTTCCACCTCTTTGTCTCAAACATCTGTTCCACCTGGTAGTAGCTCTGAGGTTAACTTTGAGGCGTTGGGTATTTCTAATCCCCCTTCTTGCAGTGTTATGGTGCCAGATGATGCAGGTGGCACCCAACTTGTCCAAGTTCCAAAGGCTCCTGTGGTGGAAGGATTGCCTCTGCCTTCTGACTTACAGGTGCTAGACCTTTCAGGTTGCAATTCTTTCTTTAGTAATATCTTATCAAAAATTCTTTCTTTATTAGTAGAGGTCTAAACTTATGGTTTTTGTGCAGGAGCCGCACAAAGCTGCTTATAAGTATTTCTTGGAGCTAATTGCTGGTCTGAAGCATATGATTTCAACAAGGGTGAGTAGGCTTCATATATGTTCCTTGGTCCTTCGTTCACATAAAAATAATATGTTGTGTCAACTGTCAAGCAGGAAGTTCAGAGTGGGACGAATGAGCCAACCATGCAAAAGAGAGCTTGGCATCAAATAGAGACGCCACAAGAGGTCAACTTGAAACCTGAGGAGTAGACACAACATGTTATGAATTACTAGAGAGAACAGCCGGCTTTGATGATGTCTGGGTGGCTGGGAGAATAGCTGGTATTCATCTGATTCCTTTTCGAAAGAGAAATGCATAGGTGCAAGATGCAGATTCACAAGTATGATTGATTGGCAACTTGGCAACACTTCTGAAATGAGGTTCCCTGGACAGGTCCTGGCTATCCATCACAATTACTAGACACCCATTACGTTGCTGAACTCAAGCAACCCAAGCTGGTTCACGATACCGTCTCTTAATAGCCGAATGGACCACGGCAGGAAGAAGTTGCTTAATCAAGAAGCTACGGCAGGTTGTGAAAGGTGGGTACATTTGGAGTTTTGCCTTTTACTGATCCAAGCAGTGAGCCAGCCAGCAACCACTAGTGTTCTACGGTATGCAAGCAGTTGCTCTGATATCGCCCTTTATGAAGAGCTGGAAAGATCGAGTAAGAACTCGTGGAATTTCATGCTATTGGGACAACGCCTATTGAAGTCTCCTGCAACAACGAACTTGTTTTGAAGAGCGACTACAAATCTAAGACGATTTGGTTTGTCATGGAGGATGTTGAAACACAATTGAACGGGTGGCTTGATGGCTTTGAAACGTCAAAAAATTTATCTTGTAGTGTTAGAGATTAGTCATTGCTCTTAAGTCCATTTTCCTCCTTGGTTGTAAATGATACAGTGGACTGCCTGTCCTCTATGCACAATTGTACAAACGATGCGTACTCACGGCGTTTCAAAGCCGCATAAACTCGTGTTTTACGACGCATCCTACTGCAGTTCCTTTCGCTAGTGTCTTGATTCATCTCATTGTGAACAGTTGTACCTCATGGCCAGATCCAACGTCGAGATTTTCTGTTCTGTTCTTTCAAACATTTAGCACTACCATTTCAAACATGCAACATAATAACCATCTATTCAATCGAAATTTTAACAATCGCAATTTGTAAATCGAGCAATCATCGAAACCTAGGATTGGTGGTtctgttaataaaaataagttgTCCATCGTACACCAAAAAGCACTTCTTTGTAGCTAAATGCATTAGCCACAGTGATACTGGAAGTGCATATCTCATCAGGATACCTCTAAGCTGCTGCACCAAGAGACTGCATCTCACGAAACAAAGCCCTTTCAGCATGCTCGGAAATCCTCGGTAACTCGCTGGATCGCTTACTTCACCCATCCTTGCTAACTGGATTATCCTCCCTCTCTCTTACGTTTCACGGCATTCTTAGCCCTGCCATTTTTAGAATTCCCAACGACATCCGTCAAGCATACATGCACCGTCTTCTTGATTTCATCAAGTAACTCCCCATCTTGGGGGTTCATCTGGTCTCTTGGCAATGTATCAGCAATGCTTGCAATATCTCTCATAGAAGCAGCCTGTAAGACGGAGAAGTGAATACATAGCTCAGAATGATTTTAATGATTATTAAACATCATTGACTTGtaggaaaaagaaatataaacttACTATTCTCTGAAACTCAGATTCTAAAGATTCAGGTCTCCCCACATATTTGCGGGTAATTCTCTCGTACCAATCCATGTACGTGTTTTCATCAACACCATCGTTACCTTCCAAAATATGGACTCGACGCTCTAACCATTCCTTGATCTCTGAGCGCATTTTTCCTTTGCCCCCCAACTCTACATCCGTTGACAAGTCTACCCCCTGATCAACTGCAGGAATCTTCCTCTCCCATTTCTGGACATCCTCTGGTATATGTTGAAGCATGCCAAACTGCCTGAGGCAGCGATCAGGGAGGTGTCTTTCTGCCTTGCCAAAGCATATCAGGATCGTTTTTGAAGTCCGTAAAATCAGATTGTTTTTTATATCTTCCGGTATAATTGTGTGATCCAAATCTTTGTATGGAAACCACTTAACCTGAATATCAACACCATACCAATTGTTCTCATCACCATCCAAGAAAAAGAATATCATATAAACTGAGAAACGTGTAGTTGGACTTACACCAAAAGGTTGAAGCGAATCCAAGGCCTTGCGGTAGGCAACTATGTTGGTTTTCGATCTTGATCCAGTTGACCTCCCTTTCCACCTAAGAGCAAATGGAAAAAAACCATCGCTCGACTCTTCATTGAACTTCGGTTGGCCAACATTCAGGTGATAGTAACTCCAGCACTACAAAGAATAATAACGAACAAAAGTCAATCCTTTATCAGCAAGCCACTGAGGCAGGGAGAGATGTCACGAAACCGAAAAGAAAACGGAAGCTCAATGTTACCTGCAGTAGCGTCAAAGAGCCACTGATCGTGCCTTGAGATTTAAGGGAGGCATTACCAAGAGCTCTATAGAGGAATGCCAATGCTGCTGCACCCCATGCATATTTTCCAGCTTCTTCAAACTTTTCAAACAGCGGAAGAAATGTAACAGAGACTTTATTTCCAGTGGTTGTGGAAAATATTGTACAACCAACAATATATAGGAGGTAAGCACGAGTGTGGCGCTCAATCTCTTCAATCGGTGCATCTTCAGGACATCTAGAAAAACACTCTCTCAACCAATTTAGCTTCATCATTCCCCCATTCAGGTCCTTTGGTGATTTCCCAAGCAAGTCTTCACATACCGAGTTGGGTGTCTTCACCGGTACACCAATAACAGGTTTTCCATCGATTGGTAGCCCAAGTATAAGCGCAACATCCTCAAGCGTTATAGTCATTTCTCCAACAGGCAAATGAAATGTATTTGTTTCTCTCCTCCACCTCTCAACAAGTGCCGATATTAGTGAATTGTCAAGAACAATTGTCGGTATTGATCTGAAGTGTTTAAAACCGGCCTTCTCAACCAACTCAACTTGTTGAGGTATGAGTCTCCATTGCTCAAGCATCGAAGTGTGTTCGTGACATCTAAGCACGCCACGCTCCTATAAATTCCAATCGAGTTATCAGCACTCATAACAATTCGTAATACTGAGGGAAACCCGAATTTTGAAAAGGATTAATGCGAAAAGTTCATGTCTAACCTGTCCATCCCAAATCGCTGAAGAGATATGATTTTCTTGATCATAAAGTACAGACTTATCAACTGGTCCAGGATCTATGTGCGACTCCATTAAACTTATAGTAACAtgaattatcctaaattcatgaCAATATTAAATTTTTGCCTCATAAATTATgccaatatatacatatataatcaaAAAAATTCTGTGATGAATGCATACAATATAATTGAAATTATAAGGGTATTTAAATTAAAGCCCTTTTTTTGGAAAGTAAAAATAATCAATGAATACACCGAATGTGATAAAATTCGTAactctttggaaaaaaaaaaaaaaatggaaaaatgaaCATCTAAACCACAATTAACAGCTGCTCAGATTGTTATGAACTTCAATTTCTAATTTGTTTCGCATATTTTCTcaggaaacaaacagaaaccCAAGAAAATTAGAGACGTAAATGGAAGCAACAAAACAGATTAATCACAAATTAGTTGTGTACCGAAGCTAGGGTTTGCTGAAACGATCAGAAATCATGGAGCACTTGGGCGAAGACGACGAGAACCAGAAAACGACGAGGCTGGCGGTGTCGTCTAAGTTCGTGAAAACTTCACTGGAGATGGCGTCGTACGCTGCCGAAGACCATCCAACGGCGAAGATTGCAGAGTCGTGTGGTTGCGTTATAATAAACGACAATTATCATTTCCGTTTCGTCTTATAAACGTCGACGTACGGATATAACAAAGCAGAAGAAAAGCCCAAATACCAATACTCTGCAATTTGCAAATTGCAAATTGCAAATTGTAATGTAGATGGATTGACTTGTACCAAGTTGATATGCCATCTCACCctaattcatttttctttttctttttttttgaaaattgataTGAGTTCAATTTTATGTCCCAGTTTTGGGACTagttcaatttaattatttgttaattaaatCCAATGACGGTGTCATTCTTTTCATTCCAGTGTTACTCTTAATCTTAAAAAGAtaatttctctttaattttaaCTCATCAACTATGCCCACGTTGTTttgcctttttaattttttgtacttgGACTGTACATAGCTACCTATTATATAGACTGAAGTTAAGTGAGCATAGTCACATAAACTACCTgtgaacacaaaaaaaaaaaaaaaaaaaaaaaaaacatttgtagTTTGAACTTGAATTACGGGCGGTTTACAAAAACTTCAACCTGAATCAGAGTACAACATAATTCTCATATCTCAAAATTCATAAAAACTAACCCCAAATAGGTACGTAATGTAAAAATTCCACCCAAAAGATATTTATGCATGGCTCCCAAGTACATAATTTCTTTTTACCCATGCATATGCACAttatcaatatttaagtaataattcaatcatcaacattcACATCATTTGCATTGAAAATTTTAGTTTAGAAATTAAGACTAAATTACTCaataattagattttttttttttttttcctggatCAAGACTTAATAATTAGCTTTAATGATACCCATGATtcgacccca from Pyrus communis chromosome 7, drPyrComm1.1, whole genome shotgun sequence encodes the following:
- the LOC137739134 gene encoding protein MAIN-LIKE 2-like translates to MESHIDPGPVDKSVLYDQENHISSAIWDGQERGVLRCHEHTSMLEQWRLIPQQVELVEKAGFKHFRSIPTIVLDNSLISALVERWRRETNTFHLPVGEMTITLEDVALILGLPIDGKPVIGVPVKTPNSVCEDLLGKSPKDLNGGMMKLNWLRECFSRCPEDAPIEEIERHTRAYLLYIVGCTIFSTTTGNKVSVTFLPLFEKFEEAGKYAWGAAALAFLYRALGNASLKSQGTISGSLTLLQCWSYYHLNVGQPKFNEESSDGFFPFALRWKGRSTGSRSKTNIVAYRKALDSLQPFGVKWFPYKDLDHTIIPEDIKNNLILRTSKTILICFGKAERHLPDRCLRQFGMLQHIPEDVQKWERKIPAVDQGVDLSTDVELGGKGKMRSEIKEWLERRVHILEGNDGVDENTYMDWYERITRKYVGRPESLESEFQRIAASMRDIASIADTLPRDQMNPQDGELLDEIKKTVHVCLTDVVGNSKNGRAKNAVKRKREGG